Proteins encoded together in one Pseudomonas sp. ADAK13 window:
- the cfa gene encoding cyclopropane fatty acyl phospholipid synthase, whose product MSQGARFVKELLAQAQIEVNGPSAADMQLHHSATFDLALAKGNLGLGEDYMDGGWDAEALDEFFYRLMRSGVIDQANPATLLFHAFSSRWLNLQNKKRAWQVGEAHYDLGNDFYARMLDSRMTYTCGYWKDATTLEQAQFAKLDLICKKLGLKPGMRVLDIGCGWGSFMSHAAEHYGVECVGVTISKEQAEWGRAKYAHLPIEFRLQDYRDIDEQFDHIASVGMFEHVGRKNHRAYMEVANRCLKDEGLFLLHTIGKNQRNSTPDPWIDKYIFPNGDLPSIGQIGDAMDGLFVAEDLHNFGADYDKTLMAWCENFELAWPDFADTFGQRFYRMWRYYLLSCAGAFRARDIQLWQWVLSKKGVVGGYQRVS is encoded by the coding sequence ATGTCTCAGGGAGCGCGCTTCGTTAAGGAGTTGCTGGCGCAGGCGCAGATCGAGGTCAACGGACCGTCGGCTGCGGATATGCAGCTGCACCACAGTGCCACGTTCGACCTGGCCCTGGCCAAGGGAAACCTGGGGCTTGGCGAAGATTATATGGACGGCGGCTGGGACGCCGAGGCGCTGGATGAGTTTTTCTACCGGCTCATGCGCTCCGGCGTGATTGACCAGGCCAACCCGGCCACCTTGTTGTTTCACGCGTTCAGCTCCCGATGGCTGAACCTGCAAAACAAGAAGCGTGCCTGGCAAGTCGGCGAAGCGCACTACGACCTCGGCAATGACTTTTACGCGCGCATGCTCGACTCGCGCATGACCTACACCTGCGGCTACTGGAAAGACGCCACCACCCTGGAACAGGCGCAGTTCGCCAAGCTGGACCTGATCTGTAAAAAGCTGGGGCTCAAGCCGGGCATGCGCGTGCTGGATATCGGCTGTGGCTGGGGCAGTTTCATGAGCCATGCCGCCGAGCACTACGGTGTGGAGTGTGTCGGTGTGACCATCTCCAAGGAGCAGGCGGAGTGGGGCCGCGCCAAGTACGCCCATCTGCCGATCGAGTTTCGGCTCCAGGATTATCGGGATATCGACGAGCAATTCGACCATATCGCCAGCGTCGGCATGTTCGAGCACGTGGGTCGCAAGAATCATCGGGCGTATATGGAGGTTGCCAACCGCTGCCTGAAAGACGAGGGGCTGTTCCTGCTGCACACCATCGGCAAGAACCAGCGCAACAGCACGCCGGACCCGTGGATCGACAAATACATCTTTCCAAACGGTGATTTGCCCTCGATCGGGCAGATCGGCGACGCCATGGACGGATTATTTGTTGCCGAGGATTTGCACAACTTTGGCGCCGACTATGACAAGACGCTGATGGCCTGGTGCGAAAACTTCGAACTGGCGTGGCCGGATTTCGCCGACACCTTTGGCCAGCGCTTCTACCGGATGTGGCGCTATTACCTGCTGTCGTGTGCAGGAGCGTTTCGCGCGCGGGATATCCAGCTGTGGCAGTGGGTGTTGTCGAAGAAGGGGGTTGTTGGCGGGTATCAGCGGGTGAGCTGA
- a CDS encoding methyl-accepting chemotaxis protein — MSQPRARIASQLGLALAVILAVVISGSTVFALRSLDSANLDTREEHLASEARLLADQLNTFHSTLRESTQRLSGLFEKRFSAGLSVRPGQPVTVAGVQTPGLYLGEEVLNNNFAEVDEFKQMSGGVATLFVRSGEDFIRVSTSLTKQDGSRAIGTALDHQHPAYQRLLGGQGYVGRAVLFDRSYMTQYSPVRDASGKVIAVLFVGFDYTDAQNAQFENLKRFRIGQTGSLALLDEQKHWLVPPAGVHALDQAIPVMLDLAAKPGKGRFWSDKNEDFYSVAVPFEGGPWSVVASMPKAEIRAVTWSVGIRLVIGSVLAMLLAVGAAVWLLRSKLQPLGDLVRQAEALGAGDLSARLNVSSHDEIGQLARSFNQMGEALSTMVSHIRKAAEDVNSRAQALSGLSGGAYEGMEQQSGEITSMAGAVEEFSATSLNIADNMGNTERLAQDNAQQTKIGRTSMQEASSSLEHIATALNSTATVINTLGQRSQEIGGIVGVITAIAEQTNLLALNAAIEAARAGEQGRGFAVVADEVRNLASRTRQATDEISGMIQSIQQETGNAISTMEQGNVLMQEGLARNADVASALARIDEQSRSAGQQFAAITTATQEQSSTATLLSSNLQSIALANSEQREVVSNLAITAKELETLAAGLRHEVDRFR; from the coding sequence ATGTCTCAACCTCGCGCCCGGATCGCCTCCCAACTGGGTCTTGCACTCGCCGTGATACTGGCTGTCGTTATCAGCGGCAGCACGGTGTTCGCCTTGCGTTCGCTGGACTCCGCCAACCTCGACACCCGCGAGGAACACCTGGCCAGCGAGGCCCGGTTGCTGGCTGACCAACTCAATACGTTCCACAGCACCTTGCGCGAAAGTACCCAGCGCTTGAGCGGGCTGTTTGAAAAGCGCTTCAGCGCGGGCCTGAGTGTGCGTCCGGGGCAACCGGTGACGGTGGCGGGCGTGCAGACCCCGGGCCTGTACCTGGGCGAGGAAGTGCTGAACAACAACTTCGCTGAAGTCGACGAGTTCAAGCAGATGTCCGGCGGCGTGGCGACCTTGTTCGTACGCAGTGGCGAGGACTTTATCCGCGTCAGCACCTCCCTGACCAAACAGGACGGCAGCCGCGCCATCGGCACGGCGCTGGATCACCAGCACCCGGCCTATCAACGCTTGCTCGGCGGGCAGGGTTACGTGGGCCGTGCGGTGTTGTTCGATCGCTCCTACATGACCCAATACAGCCCGGTGCGGGACGCCAGCGGCAAGGTGATTGCGGTGCTGTTCGTCGGCTTCGATTACACCGATGCGCAGAACGCCCAGTTCGAGAACCTCAAGCGCTTCCGCATCGGCCAGACCGGTTCCCTGGCGTTGCTGGATGAACAGAAGCACTGGCTGGTGCCGCCGGCGGGCGTGCACGCGTTGGATCAGGCGATTCCGGTGATGCTCGATTTGGCCGCCAAACCTGGCAAGGGCCGCTTCTGGAGCGACAAGAACGAAGACTTCTACAGCGTCGCAGTGCCGTTTGAAGGCGGCCCGTGGTCGGTGGTGGCGAGCATGCCGAAAGCCGAAATTCGTGCGGTGACCTGGTCGGTGGGCATTCGCCTGGTGATCGGCAGCGTGCTGGCGATGTTGCTGGCGGTAGGCGCGGCGGTCTGGTTGCTGCGCAGCAAGTTGCAGCCATTGGGCGACCTGGTGCGTCAGGCGGAAGCCCTGGGCGCGGGCGATTTGAGTGCGCGGCTGAACGTTTCCAGCCATGACGAGATTGGCCAGTTGGCCCGCAGTTTCAACCAGATGGGCGAAGCGCTGTCGACCATGGTGTCGCACATCCGCAAGGCGGCTGAAGACGTAAACAGTCGTGCCCAGGCGTTGTCGGGGTTGTCTGGCGGTGCCTACGAAGGCATGGAGCAACAGTCCGGAGAAATCACCAGCATGGCCGGCGCGGTGGAAGAGTTCAGCGCCACCTCGCTGAACATCGCCGACAACATGGGCAACACCGAGCGCCTGGCCCAGGACAACGCCCAGCAGACCAAGATCGGCCGCACCTCGATGCAAGAGGCGTCCTCGTCCCTGGAACATATCGCCACCGCGCTGAACAGCACGGCCACAGTGATCAACACCCTGGGCCAGCGCTCCCAGGAAATCGGCGGGATTGTCGGGGTGATCACCGCGATTGCCGAACAGACCAACCTGCTGGCGCTCAACGCTGCCATCGAAGCGGCGCGGGCCGGTGAGCAGGGGCGCGGGTTTGCGGTGGTCGCTGATGAAGTGCGCAACCTTGCGTCGCGCACGCGTCAGGCCACGGACGAGATTTCCGGGATGATTCAGAGCATCCAGCAGGAAACCGGCAACGCCATCAGCACCATGGAGCAAGGCAACGTGCTGATGCAGGAAGGCCTGGCGCGCAATGCTGACGTGGCATCGGCCCTGGCGCGGATCGACGAGCAAAGCCGCTCGGCCGGCCAGCAGTTTGCGGCGATTACCACCGCGACCCAGGAGCAGAGCAGCACGGCGACCCTGCTGAGCAGCAACTTGCAAAGCATTGCCCTGGCCAACAGCGAGCAGCGTGAAGTGGTGTCGAACCTGGCGATCACCGCCAAGGAACTGGAGACCCTGGCGGCGGGCTTGCGGCATGAGGTTGACCGGTTTCGTTGA
- the glnK gene encoding P-II family nitrogen regulator, with amino-acid sequence MKLVTAIIKPFKLDDVRESLSEIGVQGITVTEVKGFGRQKGHTELYRGAEYVVDFLPKVKIDVAIDDKDLDRVIEAITKAANTGKIGDGKIFVVNLEQAIRIRTGETDTDAI; translated from the coding sequence ATGAAGCTAGTCACTGCCATCATCAAGCCGTTCAAGTTGGACGATGTACGCGAGTCACTGTCCGAGATCGGCGTGCAGGGCATTACCGTCACTGAGGTCAAAGGCTTCGGTCGGCAGAAGGGTCACACCGAGCTGTATCGCGGCGCGGAATACGTGGTCGATTTCCTGCCAAAGGTGAAGATTGATGTCGCCATTGACGACAAGGATCTTGACCGGGTTATCGAGGCGATAACCAAGGCCGCCAACACCGGCAAAATCGGTGACGGCAAGATCTTCGTGGTCAATCTGGAACAGGCTATTCGCATCCGTACCGGCGAAACCGATACCGACGCAATCTAA
- a CDS encoding ABC transporter six-transmembrane domain-containing protein, translated as MSSVTPQILIEESKKIGQQSASQTLKAIAKAYPGKLFCTLSLVALENALLLAYPLFAGFAVDSIIRGDAGSALFYAAVVLAFWVVGAARRALDTRTFTRIYADLAVPVILNQRLQKHSTSRAAARVVLARDFVDFFEKHVPIIATALVSIVGAAVMLLVIEPWIGLACLTALVLCTTLLPRFARRNQELHERLNDRLEKEIGLVEKVGAQTLQRHYQVLSRLRIWLSDREAAAFLFIGTLAALLFVVAISQLALSPAVKAGHVYAVMTYLWTFVSSLDEAPGMVDQLARLKDIGKRVDPGLGDRSDV; from the coding sequence ATGTCATCCGTAACACCCCAGATCCTGATCGAAGAAAGCAAAAAGATCGGGCAACAATCCGCCAGCCAAACGCTCAAGGCGATCGCCAAGGCTTATCCCGGCAAGCTGTTCTGCACCTTGTCGCTGGTGGCGCTGGAGAACGCATTGCTGCTGGCCTACCCACTGTTTGCCGGGTTTGCGGTGGACTCGATCATCCGCGGCGACGCCGGTAGCGCGCTGTTCTACGCCGCCGTGGTGCTGGCGTTCTGGGTGGTCGGCGCGGCGCGACGGGCGTTGGATACGCGCACGTTTACCCGCATTTACGCGGACCTCGCGGTGCCGGTGATTCTCAACCAGCGCCTGCAAAAGCACAGCACCTCGCGGGCGGCGGCACGGGTGGTGTTGGCGCGGGACTTTGTCGACTTCTTCGAAAAGCACGTGCCGATCATCGCGACGGCGCTGGTGTCGATCGTCGGTGCGGCAGTGATGTTGTTGGTGATTGAGCCGTGGATCGGCCTGGCGTGCCTGACCGCGCTGGTGCTGTGCACCACCCTGCTGCCACGCTTTGCCCGACGCAATCAGGAACTGCACGAACGCTTGAATGACCGCCTGGAAAAGGAAATCGGCCTGGTGGAAAAGGTCGGCGCGCAGACCTTGCAGCGTCACTACCAGGTGCTGTCGCGCCTGCGCATCTGGCTGTCGGACCGCGAGGCCGCAGCGTTCCTGTTTATCGGCACGCTGGCGGCGCTGCTGTTTGTGGTCGCCATCAGCCAATTGGCGCTGTCGCCGGCGGTCAAGGCCGGCCACGTGTATGCGGTGATGACTTACCTGTGGACCTTTGTCAGCAGCCTGGATGAAGCGCCAGGGATGGTCGATCAACTGGCGCGGCTCAAGGACATTGGCAAGCGTGTGGACCCGGGATTGGGCGACCGATCCGACGTTTGA
- a CDS encoding TetR/AcrR family transcriptional regulator yields MSRIDRKDQIIAAALELFRSKGFADVSTRDLAEHAGLSRSHVYHYFSDWKDLRREAFVRFANEQLDEVRAPLEGLPPLQALEGFLRDCLPSTAEAGWALWLDAWDEAMHDEPLAQAYLVINAQWQAMLAQIIEQGVAAKVFRCESPKRAARQLFAVAMGYADDLMLKPSVESAEAVMDEVMEVAALLLALPKTR; encoded by the coding sequence ATGTCGCGTATCGACCGTAAAGACCAGATCATCGCCGCCGCCCTGGAGCTGTTTCGCAGCAAGGGCTTCGCCGATGTTTCCACCCGCGACCTGGCGGAGCATGCCGGGCTGTCCCGCAGCCACGTCTATCACTACTTCAGCGACTGGAAAGACCTGCGCCGCGAAGCGTTTGTGCGATTTGCCAACGAGCAACTGGACGAGGTGCGGGCGCCACTGGAAGGCCTGCCACCGCTGCAAGCCCTCGAAGGTTTCCTGCGTGACTGCCTGCCCTCCACGGCAGAGGCCGGGTGGGCGTTGTGGCTGGATGCCTGGGACGAAGCCATGCACGACGAGCCACTGGCCCAGGCTTACCTGGTGATCAACGCCCAGTGGCAAGCCATGCTCGCGCAGATCATCGAGCAAGGTGTGGCGGCCAAGGTGTTCCGCTGTGAGTCGCCCAAACGCGCCGCGCGGCAGCTGTTCGCCGTGGCCATGGGTTATGCCGATGACTTGATGCTCAAGCCCTCCGTTGAGTCGGCTGAAGCGGTGATGGATGAAGTGATGGAAGTGGCGGCCTTGCTCCTGGCGTTGCCTAAGACGCGCTAG
- a CDS encoding HAD family hydrolase yields the protein MSIKLITFDLDDTLWDNVPVIISAEASMREWLATHATKVGDLPLEKFASLRQQVLERHPELKYRISVLRHKVLQHAFEEAGYPLPEAAQMADVCFEAFIHARHQLTVFPEAEPMLQALRRDYLLGVITNGNADVQRVGLADYFHFALRAEDIGIAKPDARLFQEALQRGGVEPGAAVHVGDHPGDDIAGAQQAGLRAVWFNPAGKAWEAQKRPDAEIRSLTELPALLARWNA from the coding sequence ATGAGCATCAAGCTGATCACCTTCGACCTGGACGACACGCTCTGGGATAACGTGCCAGTCATCATCAGCGCCGAGGCGTCGATGCGCGAGTGGCTGGCGACCCATGCCACCAAGGTGGGCGACTTGCCCCTGGAGAAATTCGCCAGCCTTCGCCAGCAGGTTCTGGAGCGGCATCCCGAACTCAAATATCGCATCAGCGTGTTGCGCCACAAGGTGCTGCAGCACGCCTTCGAGGAGGCCGGATACCCGTTGCCGGAAGCGGCGCAGATGGCGGATGTGTGCTTTGAAGCGTTCATCCACGCGCGCCACCAGCTCACGGTGTTTCCCGAGGCCGAGCCGATGTTGCAAGCGTTGCGCCGCGACTATCTGCTGGGCGTGATCACCAACGGCAACGCCGATGTGCAGCGTGTGGGGCTGGCGGACTACTTCCACTTTGCACTGCGGGCTGAAGACATCGGTATCGCCAAGCCGGATGCACGGTTGTTCCAGGAAGCCTTGCAGCGCGGTGGCGTAGAGCCGGGCGCGGCAGTGCACGTCGGGGATCATCCCGGGGATGACATTGCCGGTGCGCAGCAGGCGGGGCTGCGGGCGGTGTGGTTCAACCCAGCGGGCAAGGCCTGGGAAGCGCAAAAGCGCCCGGACGCCGAGATTCGCAGCCTGACTGAATTGCCAGCTCTCCTCGCCCGCTGGAACGCATAA
- a CDS encoding secondary thiamine-phosphate synthase enzyme YjbQ, whose product MWQQTLITLRAKPRGFHLVTDELLAGLPELKACRVGLLHLWLQHTSASLTVNENADPAVRRDFERFFNALVPQGTAGYEHNDEGPDDLPAHFKASLLGCQLSLPVRAGRLAMGTWQGVYLGEHRDHGGARKVLATLHGDGA is encoded by the coding sequence ATGTGGCAACAGACCCTGATAACCCTGCGGGCCAAGCCCCGGGGCTTTCATCTGGTAACGGACGAGTTGCTCGCCGGCCTGCCTGAATTGAAGGCCTGTCGGGTGGGCCTGTTGCATTTGTGGCTGCAGCACACCTCGGCCTCGTTGACGGTCAACGAGAATGCCGACCCGGCGGTTCGCCGTGACTTCGAGCGTTTTTTCAATGCGCTGGTGCCGCAAGGCACGGCGGGATATGAACACAACGACGAAGGTCCGGATGATCTGCCGGCGCACTTCAAGGCCAGTCTCCTGGGCTGCCAGCTGAGTTTGCCGGTAAGGGCCGGCCGCTTGGCGATGGGAACCTGGCAAGGTGTTTATCTGGGCGAGCACCGTGATCATGGCGGTGCTCGTAAAGTCCTCGCCACCTTGCACGGTGATGGGGCATAA
- a CDS encoding LysR family transcriptional regulator, which produces MDIRALRYFVEVVDQQSFTKAATKLHLTQPTVSKMVQQLESSLGLKLLDRMGKRFTLTDAGEIVLKRAKEMIALHDEMTVELQDLQQVGRGALRMGLSPSTHLALAPIFAEYHARYPKIELKLFESGGNITIQDLRQGTLEFGTILDSPRVADIWSEFESMPLFESPLCLLAPHDSPWQGRSSVELSELHACEFIFYDDTFTLNQFVLDACAQAGFEPRISGRSSQWDFIASLVRLGVGITLLPRAFCETLDASQFSIAEIQSPALNWRLMLAWRRQCKLSFAAQAWLTLAKEFLCVPPTDQ; this is translated from the coding sequence ATGGACATCCGGGCGCTCCGTTATTTTGTAGAAGTCGTAGACCAGCAGAGCTTCACCAAGGCCGCCACCAAACTGCACCTGACCCAGCCAACGGTCAGCAAAATGGTGCAGCAACTGGAGTCGAGCCTTGGCCTGAAACTGCTGGACCGTATGGGCAAACGTTTCACCCTGACGGACGCCGGGGAGATTGTGCTCAAGCGCGCCAAGGAAATGATCGCGCTGCACGATGAGATGACCGTGGAGCTGCAAGACCTGCAGCAGGTCGGGCGCGGGGCCCTGCGCATGGGGCTTTCGCCTTCCACCCACCTCGCCCTGGCGCCGATCTTTGCGGAATACCACGCCCGCTACCCGAAGATCGAACTGAAACTGTTCGAGAGCGGCGGCAACATCACCATTCAGGACCTGCGCCAAGGCACCCTGGAGTTCGGCACCATTCTGGACTCACCGCGCGTGGCGGATATCTGGTCCGAATTCGAATCCATGCCCTTGTTCGAATCACCACTGTGCCTGCTCGCGCCCCACGACTCGCCCTGGCAAGGCCGCAGCTCGGTGGAACTGAGCGAGCTGCACGCCTGCGAATTCATCTTTTACGATGACACCTTCACCCTGAACCAGTTTGTTCTCGATGCCTGTGCCCAAGCCGGTTTTGAGCCGCGCATCAGCGGCCGTAGCAGCCAATGGGACTTTATCGCCTCCCTGGTACGGTTGGGCGTGGGCATCACCCTGCTGCCCCGGGCGTTCTGCGAAACCCTCGACGCCAGCCAGTTCAGCATCGCGGAAATACAGTCGCCGGCCCTGAACTGGAGGCTGATGCTGGCGTGGCGTCGGCAGTGCAAGCTGTCGTTTGCGGCGCAGGCGTGGCTGACGTTGGCGAAAGAGTTTCTGTGTGTGCCGCCGACGGACCAGTAG
- a CDS encoding YifB family Mg chelatase-like AAA ATPase: MSLAIVHSRAQIGVEAPAVTVEVHMANGLPSLTLVGLPETAVKESKDRVRSAILNSALQYPSRRITLNLAPADLPKDGGRFDLAIALGILAASVQVPTLTLDNVECLGELALSGEVRAVKGVLPAALAARKAGRTLIVPRANAEEACLASGLKVIAVDHLLQVVTHLNGHVPIEPFVSSGLMYLNKPYPDLSEVQGQLAAKRALLIAAAGAHNLLLSGPPGTGKTLLASRLPGLLPPLSEQEALEVAAIQSVISLAPLSHWPHRPFRQPHHSASGPALVGGGSKPQPGEITLAHHGVLFLDELPEFDRKVLEVLREPLESGHIVISRARDRVSFPARFQLVAAMNPCPCGYVGEPSGRCRCTPEQIQRYRNKLSGPLLDRIDLHVTVARESTALNPGTQSGDDTASASVLVAEARERQQRRQGCANAFLDLPGLRQHCKLKKADEGWLESACERLTLSLRAAHRLLKVARTLADLEQVEAIARHHLAEALQYRPASAS, translated from the coding sequence ATGTCCCTCGCCATCGTCCACAGCCGCGCCCAGATTGGCGTTGAAGCCCCCGCCGTCACTGTCGAGGTGCACATGGCCAACGGCTTGCCATCGCTGACGCTGGTGGGCCTGCCGGAAACCGCGGTCAAGGAAAGCAAGGACCGCGTGCGCAGCGCCATTCTCAATTCTGCGCTGCAATACCCGTCCCGCCGCATCACCCTCAACCTCGCGCCCGCCGACCTGCCCAAGGACGGCGGGCGTTTTGATTTGGCGATTGCCCTGGGGATTCTCGCCGCCAGCGTGCAGGTGCCGACATTGACCCTCGATAACGTGGAATGCCTGGGCGAGCTGGCGCTGTCCGGCGAGGTGCGTGCGGTGAAAGGTGTGTTGCCGGCAGCCCTGGCGGCGCGCAAGGCCGGGCGCACCTTGATCGTGCCCCGGGCCAATGCCGAGGAAGCCTGCCTTGCCTCGGGGTTGAAGGTGATTGCCGTGGACCATCTGCTGCAAGTGGTAACGCACTTGAACGGTCACGTGCCGATCGAGCCCTTTGTTTCCAGTGGCCTGATGTATTTGAACAAACCCTACCCCGACCTGAGTGAAGTGCAGGGCCAACTGGCGGCCAAGCGTGCGCTGTTGATCGCTGCGGCGGGCGCCCACAACCTGTTGCTCAGCGGGCCGCCGGGCACCGGCAAGACCTTGCTCGCCAGCCGTCTGCCGGGGTTGTTGCCACCCTTGAGCGAACAGGAAGCGCTGGAGGTGGCGGCGATTCAGTCGGTGATCAGCCTGGCGCCGCTGAGCCATTGGCCGCACCGGCCGTTTCGTCAGCCGCACCATTCGGCATCCGGCCCTGCGCTGGTGGGCGGTGGTTCGAAACCGCAGCCGGGGGAAATCACCCTTGCCCATCACGGCGTGCTGTTTCTTGATGAGCTGCCGGAGTTTGATCGCAAGGTTTTGGAAGTGCTGCGTGAACCACTGGAATCCGGGCATATCGTGATTTCCCGCGCCCGCGACCGGGTGAGTTTCCCGGCGCGCTTTCAGTTGGTAGCGGCGATGAACCCCTGCCCTTGCGGCTACGTGGGCGAGCCGAGCGGGCGCTGCCGCTGCACGCCGGAGCAGATCCAGCGCTATCGCAACAAACTCTCGGGGCCGCTGCTGGACCGGATTGACTTGCACGTGACCGTCGCCCGGGAAAGCACCGCGCTGAACCCGGGCACACAGTCCGGTGATGACACCGCCAGCGCGTCCGTGCTCGTCGCCGAGGCCCGGGAGCGCCAGCAACGGCGCCAGGGCTGCGCCAACGCCTTTCTCGACCTGCCGGGGCTACGCCAGCACTGCAAACTGAAAAAGGCTGATGAAGGCTGGCTGGAGAGCGCGTGCGAACGGCTGACGCTGTCGCTGCGGGCGGCTCATCGCTTGCTCAAGGTTGCCCGTACCCTCGCCGACCTCGAACAGGTGGAGGCCATCGCCCGTCATCATCTGGCAGAAGCCTTGCAATACCGGCCCGCTAGCGCGTCTTAG
- a CDS encoding ammonium transporter, whose translation MTLRKFAGLGALLSLVMPALAMAADPVPAPVLNSGDTAWMLTSTALVLFMTIPGLALFYGGMVRSKNILSVMMQCFAITGLITILWFVYGYSMAFDTTGMEAGVVNLNSFVGGLSKLFLSGVTPASITGPAALFPEAVFVTFQMTFAIITPALIVGAFAERMKFSAMLIFMGVWFTLVYAPIAHMVWGGPGSLLGDWGVLDFAGGTVVHINAGVAGLVACLVLGKRKGFPTTPMAPHNLGYTLVGAAMLWVGWFGFNAGSAAAANGTAGMAMLVTQIATAAAALGWMFAEWVTHGKPSALGIASGVVAGLVAITPAAGTVGPMGALVIGLAAGVVCFFCATTLKRKLGYDDSLDAFGVHGIGGILGAILTGVFAAPSMGGFNAATTDIAAQVWVQAKGVGFTVIYTAIVTYIILKVLDVVMGLRVTEEEEAVGLDLAQHNERGYNL comes from the coding sequence ATGACTCTGCGTAAATTCGCAGGGCTAGGAGCCCTGTTGTCCCTCGTAATGCCGGCCCTGGCCATGGCGGCGGACCCAGTACCTGCTCCAGTCCTCAATTCCGGCGACACCGCGTGGATGCTCACGTCGACCGCGCTGGTGCTGTTCATGACCATTCCAGGCCTCGCGCTGTTCTACGGCGGCATGGTTCGTTCCAAAAACATTCTTTCCGTGATGATGCAGTGCTTCGCCATCACCGGCCTGATCACCATCCTGTGGTTCGTCTACGGCTACAGTATGGCGTTCGACACCACCGGTATGGAAGCAGGCGTCGTCAACCTCAACTCGTTTGTGGGTGGCTTGTCCAAACTGTTCCTCTCGGGTGTGACCCCGGCCAGCATCACCGGCCCGGCGGCGTTGTTCCCTGAGGCGGTGTTCGTGACCTTCCAGATGACCTTCGCGATCATCACCCCGGCGCTGATCGTCGGTGCGTTCGCCGAGCGTATGAAGTTCTCCGCGATGCTGATCTTCATGGGCGTCTGGTTCACCCTGGTCTACGCACCGATTGCCCACATGGTATGGGGCGGTCCGGGTTCGTTGCTGGGCGACTGGGGCGTACTGGACTTCGCAGGCGGCACCGTGGTGCACATCAACGCCGGTGTGGCCGGCCTGGTAGCGTGCCTGGTACTCGGCAAGCGTAAAGGCTTCCCAACCACCCCAATGGCACCGCATAACCTCGGTTACACCCTGGTGGGCGCGGCCATGCTGTGGGTCGGCTGGTTCGGCTTCAACGCCGGTTCCGCTGCTGCGGCCAACGGCACTGCCGGCATGGCGATGCTGGTGACCCAGATCGCTACCGCTGCGGCGGCGCTGGGCTGGATGTTCGCCGAGTGGGTCACCCACGGTAAGCCAAGCGCTCTGGGCATCGCCTCGGGTGTGGTTGCGGGCCTGGTGGCAATCACTCCAGCCGCTGGCACCGTGGGCCCGATGGGCGCCCTGGTGATCGGCCTGGCTGCCGGTGTGGTGTGCTTCTTCTGCGCCACTACCCTGAAACGCAAACTGGGCTACGACGACTCCCTGGACGCCTTCGGCGTGCACGGTATCGGCGGTATCCTCGGCGCGATCCTGACTGGCGTGTTCGCTGCACCGTCGATGGGTGGCTTCAACGCCGCGACCACCGATATCGCCGCACAGGTCTGGGTTCAGGCCAAAGGCGTCGGCTTCACCGTCATCTACACCGCTATCGTGACGTACATCATCCTCAAGGTGCTGGACGTGGTGATGGGCCTGCGGGTGACCGAAGAGGAAGAGGCTGTCGGCCTCGACCTGGCGCAACACAACGAACGCGGCTACAACTTGTAA
- a CDS encoding accessory factor UbiK family protein, with protein sequence MLAPKDLLDALSGHASRLFSSDTPLPRNEIESQFKALLQSGFSKLDLVSREEFDSQMVVLARTRARLESLEAKVAELEARLAPAAE encoded by the coding sequence ATGCTCGCGCCCAAAGACCTCCTCGACGCCCTGAGCGGCCACGCCTCCCGCCTGTTCAGCAGCGACACACCGCTGCCGCGCAACGAAATTGAAAGCCAGTTCAAGGCTCTGCTGCAGAGCGGTTTCAGCAAGCTGGACCTGGTAAGCCGGGAAGAGTTTGATAGCCAGATGGTGGTGCTGGCGCGCACTCGGGCGCGGTTGGAAAGCCTTGAGGCCAAGGTGGCGGAGCTGGAAGCGCGATTGGCGCCGGCCGCCGAATAA
- the sutA gene encoding transcriptional regulator SutA, whose product MSDDDLENDDLEVGDDDETEEGLEAAAEDVADDDGGDDAPVPAAKGKAKAAVSVDELPSVEAKNKERDALARAMEEFLAKGGKVQEVEANVVADPPKKPDNKYGSRPI is encoded by the coding sequence ATGAGCGACGATGATCTGGAAAACGACGACCTCGAAGTAGGCGACGACGACGAAACCGAAGAAGGTCTTGAGGCGGCTGCCGAAGACGTGGCTGACGACGACGGTGGCGACGATGCACCGGTCCCGGCAGCCAAGGGCAAGGCCAAGGCTGCGGTGTCGGTTGACGAACTGCCGAGCGTAGAAGCCAAGAACAAAGAGCGCGATGCGCTGGCCCGTGCGATGGAAGAGTTCCTCGCTAAAGGCGGCAAAGTGCAGGAAGTCGAGGCTAACGTGGTGGCAGATCCACCGAAGAAGCCTGATAACAAGTACGGCAGCCGGCCTATCTAA